The proteins below come from a single Candidatus Cloacimonadota bacterium genomic window:
- a CDS encoding cupin domain-containing protein: protein MEIRNYKNLEVTQNPHGIDAFKLYDKDPAQIMHLYMRPGESLKPHKTPVDVAFYILEGTPSIMVGEEKVQVKKDDIVESPKNIVHCIYNETDELVRVLVMKLPKPTAKTVMV, encoded by the coding sequence ATGGAAATTAGAAATTACAAAAATTTGGAAGTAACACAAAATCCGCACGGGATCGATGCCTTTAAACTCTATGATAAAGATCCTGCCCAGATCATGCACTTGTATATGAGACCCGGAGAAAGTCTTAAACCACACAAAACTCCGGTAGATGTTGCTTTTTATATTTTGGAAGGAACTCCTTCTATAATGGTTGGAGAAGAAAAAGTTCAGGTTAAGAAAGATGATATCGTGGAAAGTCCGAAAAATATCGTGCATTGCATTTATAATGAAACGGATGAATTAGTGCGTGTTTTAGTAATGAAATTACCGAAACCGACAGCAAAGACTGTTATGGTGTAA
- a CDS encoding Rrf2 family transcriptional regulator — MSSLLNLSESAFLALHGMVVLAKAAPEKVRIKALASELKASEAHLAKVFQRLQKSGLVKSTRGPAGGYSLITAPEEISFLDIYEAVESKVNMKTCPFGKLDCMYDSCIFDSSISGLSQNIYSTFANLKLSDYL; from the coding sequence ATGAGTAGTTTGCTTAATTTATCGGAAAGTGCTTTTTTAGCATTACACGGGATGGTTGTATTAGCTAAAGCAGCTCCGGAAAAAGTAAGAATTAAAGCACTTGCTTCAGAACTGAAAGCATCGGAAGCGCATCTGGCGAAAGTGTTTCAGCGTTTACAAAAAAGTGGTTTAGTGAAATCTACTCGCGGTCCAGCCGGTGGTTACAGCTTAATAACTGCTCCTGAAGAAATCAGTTTTCTGGATATTTACGAAGCAGTCGAGTCAAAGGTAAATATGAAAACCTGTCCTTTTGGGAAGTTAGATTGTATGTATGACTCTTGTATTTTTGATAGTTCTATAAGTGGATTATCACAAAACATTTATAGCACTTTTGCTAATTTGAAATTATCGGATTATTTGTAA